A window of Lujinxingia sediminis contains these coding sequences:
- a CDS encoding DUF7107 domain-containing protein gives MRSLARHIIVATLFALWALVLSGCGRTVLMDRCETDSECPTGSQCLGAVCSEPLRCQSETDCPAQAICRGGFCAPAPECTEDAQCAEDQICQEGSCVDDGPLCESADDCQPGERCVDGDCLPQCEENSDCENGELCVDGFCSETCECAEDSDCPESLTCDDDACQCIEEPGCQSDDECESGEVCQDGSCVIPQPECIIDAQCGPGEQCDDNRCVPAPECNLDQDCPGNAICLDGTCQVLPPECRFDDDCGPNAICLDQMCMPIDGECRVNADCPTNFNCIDQFCVFVGECLRDDECAFGQICQDATCVAPQCQDDAQCGPGGQCVEGSCIFIPCQGDDQCPDNQSCQEGICQPVELECRTNADCGAGEVCADNVCLPRPPECFDDFDCGLGQSCIDGQCFGGPQCQSDQDCLPTEICRAGQCVTTQGCQIDSDCGQAEICLSGDCYFVGDCRADTDCRRDEQCIDFRCEFTDPCQAISCEPGTACERGDCVPVDGCIVDTDCPAGEACINGSCTNPNECSTDADCRADEFCQSGQCLPQGECQVDGDCREGEVCENNFCTTPDQCRRDADCPPGQECESLTRQCQPAVECSSANDCPDGFTCLDDRCVDLRECTVDRDCPAGTICNGFFCQPRPECSADNDCETGERCDLGNCVATRCQGNEQCPPSWQCLAQRCVPPLACTGDQDCPLPNLQCINNVCVDPGGCQSDAECFPGTSCVAGICLPLPPPECSADSDCRNDQICEFGICAPRPECTSDRDCSATERCLNYQCQRVRECMRDDQCPEGSQCIDESCVAVECNADGDCGPGQLCGADGQCVPNPPQCSLDADCPDGFECRGGNCRPIVSECSTDNQCGPNQTCQQGVCVDPVPECVEDSDCANGRECVRGSCQTAPPCRRDSECAADQICDAFSGRCIAETTCTSSNTCPQGQTCIGDTCRLVRSCQVTADCAAGTECIEGLCRVATTCSIDADCSGAERCDAGYCQPFACQSDNDCSSGSLCVANRCTSEPFCESNADCPAPTTCINFVCQNPGGCSDDSQCPLGQVCYAGACFSFPPSECNRDTDCAQGNECNFGVCEDTSPPQACRINSECPPGELCIGAVCMGGTECNSNQDCAFPEVCQNNQCELAAP, from the coding sequence ATGCGATCTCTCGCCCGCCACATCATCGTCGCCACCCTGTTCGCGTTGTGGGCGCTTGTGCTCAGCGGCTGCGGCCGGACCGTGCTGATGGATCGCTGTGAGACGGACAGCGAGTGCCCCACCGGCTCCCAGTGTCTGGGCGCGGTCTGCTCCGAGCCTCTGCGCTGCCAGAGCGAGACGGACTGCCCCGCACAGGCGATCTGTCGTGGCGGCTTCTGCGCCCCTGCTCCCGAATGCACCGAAGACGCCCAGTGCGCCGAAGATCAGATCTGTCAGGAGGGAAGCTGCGTCGACGACGGTCCGCTCTGTGAGAGCGCCGACGATTGCCAGCCTGGCGAGCGCTGCGTCGACGGGGACTGCCTGCCGCAATGTGAAGAAAACAGCGATTGTGAGAACGGCGAGCTCTGCGTCGATGGTTTCTGCTCGGAAACCTGCGAATGCGCCGAAGATTCTGATTGTCCCGAATCCCTCACCTGCGATGACGACGCCTGCCAGTGTATCGAAGAACCCGGCTGCCAGAGCGACGATGAGTGCGAAAGTGGCGAGGTCTGCCAGGATGGAAGCTGCGTCATTCCTCAGCCCGAATGCATCATCGATGCGCAGTGCGGCCCCGGTGAGCAATGCGACGACAACCGCTGCGTCCCCGCACCTGAATGCAACCTCGACCAGGACTGCCCCGGAAACGCCATCTGCCTCGACGGCACCTGCCAGGTATTGCCGCCGGAGTGCCGGTTTGACGACGACTGCGGCCCCAACGCCATCTGCCTCGACCAGATGTGCATGCCCATCGATGGCGAATGCCGAGTCAACGCCGACTGCCCGACCAACTTCAACTGCATCGATCAGTTCTGCGTCTTCGTCGGCGAATGCCTGCGCGATGACGAGTGTGCCTTCGGCCAGATCTGCCAGGACGCCACCTGCGTGGCACCCCAGTGCCAGGACGATGCCCAGTGCGGCCCGGGCGGCCAGTGCGTCGAGGGCTCCTGCATATTCATCCCCTGTCAGGGCGACGATCAGTGCCCCGATAACCAATCCTGCCAGGAGGGCATCTGCCAGCCGGTCGAGCTGGAGTGTCGCACCAACGCCGACTGCGGCGCCGGCGAAGTCTGCGCCGACAACGTCTGCCTGCCGCGCCCGCCGGAGTGCTTTGACGACTTTGACTGCGGACTGGGCCAGAGCTGCATCGACGGCCAGTGCTTCGGCGGCCCGCAGTGCCAGAGCGACCAGGACTGCCTGCCCACCGAGATCTGCCGCGCCGGCCAGTGTGTGACCACCCAGGGTTGCCAGATCGACAGTGACTGTGGCCAGGCCGAGATCTGCCTCAGCGGCGACTGCTACTTCGTGGGAGACTGCCGCGCCGATACCGACTGCCGCCGCGATGAGCAGTGCATCGACTTCCGCTGTGAGTTTACCGATCCCTGCCAGGCGATCTCGTGTGAGCCGGGCACCGCGTGCGAGCGTGGCGACTGCGTCCCGGTCGACGGCTGCATCGTCGATACCGACTGCCCCGCCGGCGAAGCCTGCATCAATGGCTCCTGCACCAACCCCAACGAGTGCAGCACCGACGCGGACTGCCGCGCCGATGAGTTCTGCCAGAGCGGCCAGTGCCTGCCCCAGGGCGAGTGCCAGGTCGACGGCGACTGCCGCGAGGGCGAGGTCTGCGAAAACAACTTCTGCACCACCCCGGATCAATGCCGCCGCGATGCGGATTGCCCCCCGGGACAAGAATGTGAATCGCTGACCCGCCAGTGCCAGCCCGCTGTCGAGTGCTCCAGCGCCAACGACTGCCCTGACGGGTTCACCTGCCTCGACGATCGCTGCGTAGACCTGCGCGAGTGCACCGTCGACCGCGACTGCCCCGCCGGCACCATCTGCAACGGCTTTTTCTGCCAGCCTCGCCCTGAATGCAGCGCCGACAACGACTGTGAGACTGGCGAGCGCTGTGACCTGGGCAACTGTGTGGCCACCCGCTGCCAGGGCAATGAGCAATGCCCGCCCTCCTGGCAATGTCTGGCTCAGCGCTGCGTCCCGCCCCTGGCCTGCACCGGCGACCAGGACTGCCCGCTGCCTAACCTTCAGTGCATCAACAATGTGTGTGTTGATCCGGGAGGCTGCCAGTCCGACGCCGAATGCTTCCCCGGCACCAGTTGTGTGGCCGGCATCTGCCTGCCCCTGCCCCCGCCGGAATGCAGCGCTGACAGCGACTGCCGCAACGATCAGATCTGCGAGTTCGGCATCTGCGCGCCGCGCCCCGAATGCACCAGCGATCGCGACTGCTCAGCCACCGAGCGCTGCCTGAACTACCAATGCCAGCGAGTGCGCGAGTGTATGCGCGACGATCAGTGCCCCGAAGGTTCGCAATGCATCGATGAGAGCTGTGTGGCTGTCGAATGCAACGCCGACGGCGACTGCGGCCCCGGTCAGCTCTGTGGCGCCGACGGCCAGTGCGTGCCCAACCCGCCGCAATGCAGCCTGGACGCCGATTGCCCCGACGGTTTTGAGTGCCGCGGCGGCAACTGCCGACCGATCGTCTCGGAGTGCTCCACCGACAACCAATGCGGCCCCAATCAGACCTGCCAGCAGGGCGTATGTGTCGACCCGGTGCCCGAATGCGTCGAAGACAGCGACTGTGCAAACGGCCGCGAATGCGTGCGCGGCTCCTGCCAGACCGCCCCGCCCTGCCGCCGAGACAGCGAATGCGCCGCCGATCAGATCTGCGACGCATTTAGCGGCCGCTGCATCGCCGAGACCACCTGCACCTCCAGCAACACGTGCCCCCAGGGTCAGACCTGCATCGGAGACACCTGCCGTCTGGTGCGCAGTTGCCAGGTCACCGCTGACTGCGCCGCCGGCACCGAATGCATCGAAGGCCTGTGCCGCGTGGCCACGACCTGCTCGATCGATGCCGACTGCTCCGGCGCCGAGCGCTGCGACGCCGGTTACTGCCAGCCCTTCGCCTGCCAGAGCGACAACGATTGCTCCAGCGGCTCGCTCTGTGTTGCCAACCGCTGCACCTCCGAGCCCTTCTGCGAATCCAACGCGGACTGCCCCGCCCCCACAACGTGCATCAACTTCGTCTGCCAGAACCCCGGCGGCTGCTCCGATGACAGCCAATGCCCCCTGGGTCAGGTCTGCTACGCCGGCGCCTGCTTCAGCTTCCCGCCCTCCGAATGCAACCGCGATACCGACTGCGCCCAGGGCAACGAGTGCAACTTCGGCGTCTGCGAAGACACCTCCCCGCCTCAGGCCTGCCGCATTAACTCCGAGTGCCCACCCGGCGAGCTCTGCATCGGTGCGGTCTGCATGGGCGGCACCGAATGCAACTCCAACCAGGACTGCGCCTTCCCCGAGGTCTGCCAGAACAACCAATGCGAGCTCGCCGCTCCCTGA
- a CDS encoding radical SAM protein, with product MPCTFVRLSRCNLRCTWCDTTYSFNGGDRTEIDDIIDRLDAIGCKIVEITGGEPLLQRPVHTLMSRLCDLGYTVLIETSGSLDIAPIDERVHIIMDLKAPGSGEVDKNLFSNIAHLKPTDEVKFVLLNREDFDWAIATIEEHHLLEHAQIIFSPVHGELSGHELANWILESGKTIRLGLQIHKFLDVE from the coding sequence ATGCCCTGCACCTTCGTGCGCCTCTCGCGCTGTAACCTGCGCTGCACCTGGTGCGACACCACCTACTCCTTCAACGGTGGCGACCGCACCGAGATCGACGACATCATCGATCGCCTCGATGCGATCGGCTGCAAGATCGTCGAGATCACCGGCGGCGAGCCCCTGCTCCAGCGCCCGGTGCATACCCTGATGAGCCGCCTCTGCGACCTGGGCTACACCGTGCTCATCGAGACTTCCGGCTCCCTCGACATCGCCCCCATCGATGAGCGCGTGCACATCATCATGGATCTCAAAGCCCCGGGCAGCGGTGAAGTCGACAAGAACCTCTTCAGCAACATCGCGCACCTCAAGCCCACCGATGAGGTGAAGTTCGTGCTCCTCAACCGCGAGGACTTCGACTGGGCCATCGCCACCATCGAGGAGCATCATCTGCTGGAGCACGCCCAGATCATCTTCTCCCCCGTCCATGGCGAGCTCTCCGGACACGAGCTGGCCAACTGGATCCTGGAGAGCGGCAAGACGATCCGCCTGGGACTGCAGATCCACAAGTTCCTCGACGTCGAATAG
- a CDS encoding HU family DNA-binding protein, producing the protein MTKSELIELVSQRIDLPKNHAEEIVNAVFDAMSDALMEDERIEVRGFGSFSIRNYRARKGRNPRTGDEVQVSAKKSVHFKVGKELRERVDTLEGA; encoded by the coding sequence ATGACGAAGTCGGAACTCATTGAGTTGGTGTCGCAACGTATTGATCTTCCTAAAAACCACGCCGAAGAGATCGTTAACGCGGTCTTCGATGCGATGAGCGACGCGCTGATGGAGGATGAGCGCATCGAGGTGCGCGGGTTTGGAAGCTTCTCCATTCGCAACTACCGCGCGCGCAAGGGACGCAACCCCCGCACCGGTGATGAGGTGCAGGTGTCGGCCAAGAAGTCGGTGCATTTCAAGGTGGGTAAGGAGCTGCGCGAGCGTGTCGATACGCTTGAAGGTGCCTGA
- a CDS encoding FHA domain-containing protein, whose amino-acid sequence MSDQKLSSKLKDEQTETAHEERAEGLSFKLGGRIRAPRSSGLDLPTYQPDDDEAVAAVAKRFRSSSALSGAALKDAPTLDSDQGSSDVDAGFLLDALEATAEPVILAPLEDLGEVSITGRDVGQSSDSLPMVDVEPLEERRRPVVCPSCHAENPASMKFCVECGGALAAPKKPGTHKVSLRGRGAGASALVEKRREAPPASEAAHQKNPWPIQLISINEDGSDGSAIALEFLETTVGREGDQRFPTDAFLSPRHARFHVVDGRLFIEDLYSLNGTFIKLRDETRLTAGDTILMGRQVLRFERFEQSITPKTKSSDGTRYMGSPAPGGTFKILQVGIGGIIQNVYCLPEAGAVLGREKGDIVFPHDKFMSGRHAQIYAGEDNHCYLVDLNSSNGTWIKIWEKTRLRHRDYIFMGQQLFRVHQEQQN is encoded by the coding sequence GTGAGCGACCAGAAGCTGTCGTCGAAGTTGAAAGACGAACAGACAGAGACGGCACATGAGGAGCGCGCAGAGGGGCTATCCTTTAAGTTGGGCGGGCGCATTCGCGCGCCGCGCTCCAGTGGCCTCGATCTCCCCACCTACCAGCCTGACGATGACGAAGCGGTCGCCGCGGTGGCCAAGCGCTTTCGCAGCAGTTCGGCGCTCAGCGGTGCGGCGCTTAAAGACGCGCCGACCCTCGATAGCGATCAGGGCTCGTCGGATGTCGACGCCGGGTTTCTGCTCGATGCGCTGGAAGCCACGGCCGAGCCGGTGATCCTGGCGCCGCTTGAAGATCTGGGCGAGGTTTCGATCACGGGGCGAGATGTCGGTCAGAGCAGCGATAGCCTGCCGATGGTCGATGTGGAGCCGCTCGAAGAGCGTCGGCGCCCGGTGGTTTGCCCCTCCTGCCACGCGGAAAACCCGGCTTCGATGAAGTTCTGTGTGGAGTGCGGTGGTGCGCTGGCCGCGCCCAAGAAGCCCGGTACCCATAAGGTGAGCCTGCGCGGCCGTGGCGCCGGCGCTTCGGCCCTGGTGGAGAAGCGTCGCGAAGCCCCGCCGGCCTCCGAAGCTGCCCATCAGAAGAATCCCTGGCCGATTCAGCTCATCTCGATCAACGAAGATGGCAGCGACGGAAGCGCAATCGCCCTGGAGTTCTTGGAGACGACGGTGGGTCGCGAGGGCGATCAGCGCTTTCCCACCGACGCCTTCCTGAGCCCGCGTCATGCCCGCTTCCACGTGGTCGATGGCAGGCTCTTTATCGAAGATCTCTACAGCCTCAACGGCACCTTCATCAAACTTCGGGATGAAACCCGGCTCACCGCCGGCGACACCATCCTGATGGGGCGACAGGTGCTGCGTTTTGAGCGCTTTGAGCAGTCGATCACGCCGAAGACCAAGAGCAGTGACGGCACCCGTTATATGGGGAGCCCGGCACCGGGGGGCACCTTCAAGATCCTGCAGGTCGGGATCGGCGGCATCATTCAGAATGTCTACTGCCTGCCGGAGGCCGGCGCGGTGCTCGGGCGCGAGAAGGGCGATATTGTCTTCCCGCACGATAAGTTCATGAGCGGTCGTCACGCCCAGATCTACGCCGGGGAAGATAACCACTGCTACCTGGTCGATCTGAACTCGTCGAACGGCACCTGGATCAAGATCTGGGAGAAGACGCGTCTGCGTCATCGCGACTACATCTTTATGGGCCAGCAGCTCTTCCGCGTGCATCAGGAGCAGCAGAACTAA
- the rpmB gene encoding 50S ribosomal protein L28 translates to MARKCKLTGKKPLVGNRVSHANNKTKMRQLPNLQQKRIYIPEEDRWVRVRLSARALRTVTKKGLLPFLKSEGLALKDVIA, encoded by the coding sequence ATGGCTCGCAAATGCAAACTGACCGGTAAGAAGCCGCTTGTTGGCAACCGCGTCTCCCACGCGAACAACAAGACCAAGATGCGCCAGCTGCCCAACCTGCAGCAGAAGCGTATTTACATCCCCGAAGAAGACCGCTGGGTCCGCGTGCGCCTCTCGGCCCGCGCGCTGCGCACGGTCACCAAGAAGGGCCTGCTTCCCTTCCTGAAGTCCGAAGGCCTCGCGCTTAAAGACGTGATCGCCTGA
- a CDS encoding GAF domain-containing protein, whose amino-acid sequence MSEKSLKTPLRARRVRQITGALAAIPTAAPDTPEILRDPGQLTELSLRLLSEGEKIELLLAFRRQLQKQQRRYSSLLQISSSLGATLDREEFLEITLEQLTELMRAERSTLYLIDQSTGQLYGKIAQGSQTQIVLDPGQGIAGWVAQSGQSINIRDAYNDPRFHSEVDSRTGFQTRSMLCQPIRNMEGEILAVVQVLNSAGGNFSEDDENLLSAIGGQISIALENSELYHSLVDKNAQLLNTKERLEHKIAELDLLYNIQSKLSHHSDLESLVQTITQETLELVNGKACALTLREEGYHRVHVLIDRSEDQSRNWDFYTRAVTDENTIGQAVIASGQPFVCHSQACQHLPGPTSEASGLQVENIIAVPLFDDEVCIGALEVFNLVLPQQECLGFTDDDVKIITLIASQIAGTVASRRHREAQEKEHRLASIGQMISGILHDFKTPFSVISGYVQLMADTDEADERQEYAGRVKHQIQQLNQMTRELLKFARGDSRMLLRKIFVNALMDETRELLDAELRDRNIELGIDLNYRGEVRIDVVKMKRAILNLARNAADAMPEGGRFTIGVDRQDDQVIWRFSDTGQGIPPEIRDHLFESFITQGKQDGTGLGLAVVKKIVSDHGGTITFESSPGQGTTFEIRTPIHPPEEPS is encoded by the coding sequence ATGTCTGAGAAGTCACTAAAGACCCCGCTTCGCGCCCGGCGCGTGCGCCAGATCACCGGCGCGCTCGCCGCGATCCCCACCGCCGCGCCCGATACCCCCGAGATCCTGCGCGATCCCGGCCAGCTCACCGAGCTGAGTCTTCGCCTGCTCAGTGAGGGCGAGAAGATCGAGTTGCTGCTGGCCTTCCGCCGCCAGCTTCAGAAGCAGCAGCGCCGCTACAGCTCCCTCCTGCAGATCAGCAGTTCGCTGGGAGCGACGCTGGATCGCGAGGAGTTCTTAGAGATCACCCTGGAGCAACTCACCGAGCTGATGCGCGCGGAACGCTCCACCCTCTACCTCATCGATCAGAGCACCGGACAACTCTACGGTAAGATCGCCCAGGGCTCCCAGACCCAGATCGTGCTCGACCCGGGCCAGGGCATCGCCGGCTGGGTCGCCCAGAGCGGCCAGAGCATCAACATCCGCGACGCCTACAATGATCCCCGCTTTCACTCCGAGGTCGACTCCCGCACCGGATTTCAGACCCGCTCGATGCTCTGCCAGCCCATTCGCAATATGGAGGGCGAGATCCTCGCGGTGGTCCAGGTGCTCAACAGCGCCGGGGGTAACTTCTCTGAAGACGATGAGAACCTCTTAAGCGCCATCGGCGGCCAGATCTCGATCGCCCTGGAGAACAGCGAGCTCTACCACTCGCTGGTCGACAAAAACGCCCAGCTGCTCAACACCAAGGAGCGCCTGGAGCATAAGATCGCCGAGCTCGACCTGCTCTACAACATCCAGAGCAAGCTGAGTCATCACAGCGATCTGGAGAGCCTGGTGCAGACCATCACCCAGGAGACTCTGGAGTTGGTCAACGGCAAAGCCTGTGCGCTGACCCTGCGCGAGGAGGGCTACCACCGGGTGCATGTGCTCATCGATCGCAGCGAAGATCAGTCCAGAAATTGGGACTTCTACACCCGCGCGGTCACCGACGAGAACACCATCGGTCAGGCGGTGATCGCCAGCGGCCAGCCTTTTGTCTGCCATAGCCAGGCCTGCCAGCATCTGCCCGGTCCCACCAGCGAGGCCAGCGGCCTGCAGGTCGAAAACATCATCGCCGTCCCCCTCTTCGACGATGAAGTCTGCATCGGCGCACTGGAGGTCTTTAACCTGGTGCTCCCCCAGCAGGAGTGTCTGGGATTTACCGATGACGACGTGAAGATCATCACTCTGATCGCCTCCCAGATCGCCGGCACGGTGGCCTCACGCCGCCACCGCGAAGCCCAGGAAAAGGAGCACCGCCTGGCGAGCATCGGGCAGATGATCTCGGGGATCCTGCACGACTTTAAGACCCCCTTCTCCGTGATCAGCGGCTACGTGCAGCTGATGGCCGACACCGACGAGGCCGACGAGCGCCAGGAGTACGCCGGACGGGTCAAGCATCAGATCCAGCAGCTCAACCAGATGACGCGCGAGCTCTTAAAATTCGCCCGCGGCGACTCCCGGATGCTGCTGCGCAAGATCTTTGTGAACGCTTTGATGGATGAGACCCGCGAGCTGCTCGACGCCGAGCTGCGCGACCGCAACATCGAACTTGGTATCGATCTGAACTACCGCGGGGAGGTGCGCATCGATGTGGTCAAGATGAAGCGCGCCATCCTCAACCTGGCCCGAAACGCCGCCGACGCCATGCCCGAAGGCGGCCGCTTTACCATCGGCGTGGATCGCCAGGACGACCAGGTGATCTGGCGCTTTAGCGACACCGGCCAGGGCATCCCGCCGGAGATCCGGGACCACCTCTTTGAGTCCTTTATCACTCAGGGCAAGCAAGACGGCACCGGCCTCGGGCTGGCCGTGGTCAAGAAGATCGTCTCTGACCACGGCGGCACCATCACCTTTGAGAGCAGCCCCGGCCAGGGCACGACCTTTGAGATTCGCACCCCGATCCATCCCCCGGAAGAGCCGAGCTGA
- a CDS encoding HEAT repeat domain-containing protein translates to MSTQPLPRTLLALLLCAASAACEPSEPAQSPPVTVPGAPRLAASSPDTSTPPASPEGAEGQPAQGDNTRAEDPPARPPAELPPGTPEQQEALMQAKMAFLQNRLVEAEERFKDIATSEPLTSDTVSAAIALGQIYSETDRRQRALELYNDLRKRVSDLPEVLLVLARTMAELDRPEEAIATYEEALKAQPDYIFLLTELAELHIKQGDQEKAGKLLYTYEQRVHTLANRLEDHTTAPEDRLYLVDVFSFVDDERGYRALIEALNDPHPQVRRAAAISVGELQLDEARNILQRVAIEDEATEVRLAARTALQMMQEQR, encoded by the coding sequence ATGAGCACACAACCTCTCCCCCGCACGCTCCTGGCGCTTTTGCTCTGCGCCGCATCTGCCGCCTGCGAGCCCTCCGAGCCCGCCCAGAGCCCGCCGGTAACCGTGCCCGGTGCCCCCAGGCTCGCCGCGTCCAGTCCTGATACATCCACACCACCCGCCTCCCCCGAAGGTGCCGAAGGCCAGCCAGCTCAAGGTGACAATACACGCGCTGAAGACCCGCCGGCCCGCCCCCCTGCAGAACTTCCGCCCGGTACCCCCGAACAGCAGGAAGCCCTGATGCAGGCGAAGATGGCGTTTTTGCAAAATCGCCTGGTCGAGGCTGAAGAGCGCTTTAAAGACATCGCCACCTCCGAGCCCCTCACCAGCGATACGGTTTCGGCAGCGATCGCCCTGGGCCAGATCTACAGTGAGACCGACCGACGTCAGCGCGCGCTGGAGCTCTACAACGATCTTCGCAAACGCGTCAGCGATCTTCCCGAGGTCCTCCTGGTGCTGGCGCGCACCATGGCCGAACTCGACCGCCCCGAGGAGGCCATCGCCACCTACGAAGAGGCGCTCAAAGCGCAGCCGGACTATATCTTTTTGCTCACCGAACTGGCTGAACTGCATATCAAGCAGGGTGATCAGGAGAAGGCCGGCAAGCTGCTCTATACCTACGAGCAGCGGGTGCACACGCTGGCCAACCGCCTCGAAGATCACACCACGGCACCCGAAGATCGCCTCTACCTGGTCGACGTCTTCTCCTTTGTGGACGATGAACGCGGCTACCGCGCGCTGATCGAGGCGCTTAACGATCCCCACCCCCAGGTGCGCCGCGCCGCAGCCATCAGCGTGGGAGAGTTGCAGCTGGATGAGGCGCGCAACATCCTGCAGCGCGTCGCCATTGAGGATGAAGCCACCGAGGTGCGCCTGGCCGCCCGCACCGCTCTGCAGATGATGCAAGAGCAGCGCTGA